From Sulfurovum xiamenensis, a single genomic window includes:
- a CDS encoding NAD(P)/FAD-dependent oxidoreductase has translation MKIAVLGAGISGLGSAYLLSQKHEVDLYEKEGRLGGHARTTMVEEDDKRFGVDTGFLVFNHETYPLLTKLFSKLDVKIENSDMSFGFWDEVSNTAYNGQSLSGLFFQKRNLFSLSHYRMIADIMRFNKTANIDIDENSSALDGTLGEYLESYSKVFKERYIIPMGAAIWSTPSDKMHDFPARTFVQFFKNHGLLGVTTQHQWLTVSGGSKNYVEKIKAHISGKIILNSDVVGIKRHDDYVILLHQDGSESHYDKVVMAMHAPEALELLQDATAEEEEILSAFPYKQNDALLHNDSKALYPDKKIYAAWNYKTGGKENAVTLSYWINRLQNLDSKKEYFVSLNETSELENVIEQISYAHPQFDSRAIMMQSRREEINGQNHTYYAGAYWRYGFHEDGLWSANTIAQSFGCAL, from the coding sequence ATGAAAATTGCAGTACTTGGAGCAGGCATCAGCGGTTTGGGTTCTGCCTATCTTTTAAGCCAAAAACATGAAGTAGATCTGTATGAAAAAGAAGGACGTCTTGGAGGACATGCACGTACTACCATGGTAGAGGAAGATGACAAACGTTTTGGTGTTGATACAGGTTTTTTGGTATTCAACCATGAGACCTATCCGCTTTTGACCAAACTCTTTTCAAAACTGGATGTCAAGATAGAAAACAGTGACATGAGTTTCGGTTTTTGGGACGAAGTATCCAATACGGCCTATAATGGTCAATCTCTTAGTGGTCTATTCTTCCAGAAAAGAAATCTTTTTTCATTGTCTCACTACAGAATGATAGCCGATATTATGCGGTTCAATAAAACGGCTAACATCGATATAGACGAAAATAGTTCTGCACTAGATGGTACTCTTGGAGAATATCTTGAGTCCTATTCGAAGGTATTCAAAGAACGTTATATCATACCGATGGGAGCTGCTATCTGGTCAACACCGAGTGACAAAATGCATGATTTTCCTGCAAGGACTTTTGTACAGTTCTTTAAAAACCACGGACTGCTTGGTGTTACGACACAGCATCAGTGGCTTACTGTAAGCGGAGGTTCAAAAAATTATGTAGAGAAGATTAAAGCGCACATTTCAGGAAAGATCATTTTGAACAGTGATGTGGTGGGTATTAAGCGCCATGATGACTATGTGATACTTCTCCATCAAGACGGGAGTGAGAGCCATTATGACAAAGTAGTCATGGCAATGCATGCACCTGAGGCATTAGAGTTGCTACAGGATGCCACAGCTGAAGAAGAGGAGATACTTTCTGCTTTCCCTTACAAGCAAAACGATGCACTACTGCATAATGACAGTAAGGCACTTTACCCGGACAAGAAGATCTATGCAGCATGGAACTATAAAACAGGTGGGAAAGAGAATGCCGTGACACTCTCTTACTGGATAAACAGGCTGCAAAATCTTGACAGTAAGAAAGAGTATTTTGTCTCTTTGAATGAAACTTCAGAGCTGGAAAATGTGATAGAACAGATCTCTTATGCACATCCGCAGTTTGACAGCAGGGCGATCATGATGCAATCCAGACGTGAAGAGATCAATGGTCAGAACCATACGTACTATGCGGGTGCCTACTGGCGTTACGGTTTCCATGAAGATGGACTCTGGAGTGCCAACACGATAGCCCAGAGCTTTGGATGTGCATTATGA
- a CDS encoding lipocalin family protein has protein sequence MKKLLFILFSTFLFSNAPLPVPHVDVKAFSGLWYEVARTYNSYQKDCVASSVEYALQNDSTYKVFNRCFENIIGGDLIEYKGTAEPKNGNSMSKIDMTYFYIFTREYRVIYLEKDYSAAVVTDEEMDQVWVLSRKPQLPKRKLKKILSKLEKKMDVKRLIFTPQDKKGRYK, from the coding sequence ATGAAAAAATTGTTATTTATTTTATTTTCAACATTTTTGTTTTCTAACGCCCCTTTGCCTGTACCTCATGTAGACGTTAAAGCGTTTAGCGGTCTATGGTATGAAGTAGCAAGAACTTATAACAGTTATCAAAAAGATTGTGTTGCATCGTCGGTTGAATATGCATTGCAAAACGACAGTACTTACAAAGTTTTCAACCGATGTTTTGAAAATATCATAGGTGGAGATCTTATAGAGTACAAAGGTACTGCGGAGCCTAAGAATGGAAACTCTATGTCAAAGATAGACATGACCTATTTTTATATTTTTACACGTGAATACCGTGTTATTTACTTAGAAAAAGATTACTCTGCTGCAGTGGTAACAGATGAAGAGATGGATCAGGTCTGGGTGCTGAGCAGAAAGCCTCAGTTGCCAAAAAGAAAACTCAAGAAGATTCTATCGAAACTTGAAAAAAAGATGGATGTGAAGAGACTGATCTTTACACCACAAGACAAAAAAGGACGTTACAAATGA
- a CDS encoding methyltransferase family protein has product MTFILGVYLSWIQPLNFKLYIDSDSDVIRFIGLILLFVSLILTILAYRMFKNHFTPHAPFSTPTVLIDSGVFAMSRNPVYLALVLSQFGLGFVLDMVWLLPSALILWITLHYLIVPDEEKILESLFKERYTHYKQHTRRWF; this is encoded by the coding sequence ATGACATTTATTTTAGGTGTATATCTTTCGTGGATTCAACCTTTGAATTTTAAACTTTATATAGATAGTGATAGTGATGTAATACGATTTATAGGGCTAATTTTACTTTTCGTTAGCCTGATACTCACTATCTTGGCTTATAGAATGTTTAAAAATCATTTCACCCCTCATGCCCCCTTTTCTACACCTACGGTACTTATAGACAGCGGTGTTTTTGCTATGAGTAGAAACCCTGTCTACTTGGCATTGGTATTGTCTCAATTTGGTTTGGGTTTTGTATTAGATATGGTGTGGCTTTTGCCTTCTGCTCTGATTTTATGGATTACCCTTCATTACCTGATTGTACCAGATGAAGAAAAGATTTTAGAAAGCCTATTCAAAGAGAGATATACACACTACAAACAACACACACGTCGCTGGTTTTAA
- a CDS encoding MFS transporter encodes MKQEKLTYFTLISYASTAIPLAMLGLPLYIYLPTFYSQSVGISVTLVGLILFFARLTDVITDPLVGLYSDRLQSRYGKRKPFILTGSLILVASFYALIHPPENQTELWLFSFSILVYLGWSIVSIPYLAWSAEITSDYHEKTRLSGARELFTILGALAALLIPYLYSVSESADKSLSILYTAFLIALILMLPLTLTGIKESRVKPTKHITFREVKTLWQKIPALSRLQSAFTLNSLANALPATLFLFFVQLVLEEESKTGPLLLLYFASGIAGLPFWTMLAKKIGKRKSWLGSMLLASTAFVFVPFLGSGDLVWFACITFVSGLSLGADMALPSSIQADVVQKIEKEKSSYAGILFGIWAMLTKFALALAVGIGFVILGAVGFDPHEPTPLALTTLALLYGGAPVFFKMIAFWIMKDYRETV; translated from the coding sequence ATGAAACAAGAAAAACTTACATATTTTACATTGATCTCCTACGCTTCAACTGCAATACCCCTTGCTATGTTAGGACTTCCACTGTATATCTATCTGCCTACCTTTTATTCACAGAGTGTAGGAATAAGTGTAACACTAGTAGGTCTTATTCTTTTTTTTGCACGACTCACGGATGTTATTACAGATCCACTGGTAGGACTTTACAGTGATAGACTTCAAAGCAGATATGGGAAAAGAAAACCTTTTATACTTACAGGTTCCTTGATCTTAGTTGCAAGTTTTTATGCACTGATACATCCACCTGAAAATCAGACTGAACTATGGCTTTTTAGTTTTTCAATATTGGTTTACTTAGGATGGAGTATTGTATCCATACCCTATCTTGCATGGAGTGCCGAGATCACTTCAGACTATCATGAAAAGACCCGTTTGAGTGGAGCAAGAGAGCTTTTTACTATACTCGGTGCATTGGCAGCACTTCTTATACCGTACCTTTATAGTGTTTCAGAATCCGCAGATAAAAGCCTGAGTATCTTATATACTGCATTTCTGATAGCACTCATTTTGATGCTTCCTCTTACCCTTACGGGTATTAAAGAAAGTAGAGTAAAACCTACTAAGCACATTACATTTAGAGAGGTTAAAACACTCTGGCAGAAAATACCTGCACTTAGCCGACTGCAATCAGCTTTTACACTTAACTCACTGGCAAATGCTCTTCCTGCAACACTTTTTTTGTTTTTTGTTCAGCTTGTCTTGGAAGAAGAATCAAAAACAGGTCCACTGCTTTTACTCTATTTTGCTTCAGGTATAGCAGGCTTACCTTTTTGGACTATGTTAGCCAAAAAGATAGGCAAACGGAAAAGCTGGCTGGGTTCTATGTTACTTGCTTCTACTGCCTTTGTCTTTGTTCCCTTTCTCGGTAGTGGCGATCTTGTATGGTTTGCATGTATTACTTTCGTCTCAGGGCTCTCTTTAGGTGCAGATATGGCATTGCCATCTTCCATTCAGGCAGATGTGGTACAAAAGATAGAAAAAGAAAAATCTTCTTATGCCGGCATACTGTTTGGAATCTGGGCTATGTTGACCAAGTTTGCACTTGCACTAGCTGTGGGTATAGGGTTTGTCATATTAGGGGCAGTGGGGTTTGATCCTCATGAACCTACACCATTGGCACTGACTACACTTGCCTTACTCTATGGCGGTGCACCGGTTTTTTTCAAAATGATCGCGTTTTGGATTATGAAAGATTATCGTGAAACAGTCTAA
- a CDS encoding nuclear transport factor 2 family protein, whose protein sequence is MNQEKLSHYFETLNEGVDIEDFRTIYDDAVVFKDPFNEVKGIRAVYEVFEHMYQTLDKPRFIIKEYIDKQNVAYVKWDFTFAFKGEKNENRFEGVSRLQINNQGKIISHVDFWDAAEHIYEKMPVVGSVLRLIKRKISRS, encoded by the coding sequence ATGAACCAAGAGAAATTGAGCCATTATTTTGAAACACTGAATGAAGGTGTTGACATTGAAGATTTTCGTACTATCTATGATGATGCTGTTGTTTTCAAGGATCCCTTCAATGAAGTAAAGGGTATACGAGCAGTATATGAAGTATTTGAACATATGTATCAGACTCTGGATAAACCAAGATTTATCATTAAAGAATACATAGACAAACAAAATGTGGCCTACGTCAAATGGGATTTTACCTTTGCATTTAAAGGTGAAAAGAATGAAAACAGGTTTGAAGGGGTAAGTCGCTTGCAAATAAATAACCAAGGAAAGATTATATCGCATGTTGACTTTTGGGATGCGGCTGAGCATATATATGAAAAGATGCCTGTAGTAGGGTCTGTTCTTAGATTGATCAAGCGCAAGATTTCGAGAAGTTGA
- a CDS encoding SDR family NAD(P)-dependent oxidoreductase, with protein sequence MKKRIWIVGGSSGIGLELVKKWLQEGMYVITSARKASSTKELLTLKQIYEEQLQIVDIDVTSIASVKKAVPQAWKRFEGIDIWFYNAAVYEVMSTEEWDVEHFEAMMQINYMGAVRVMSELLPYFERKGEGRWIWNASLSSYFGLPLGGGYSAPKAALLNLAESLQPELNVKGIELQVINHGFVKTRLTQKNSFDMPELMTPEEAAENIIRATKKPYRFEIHFPFKLSTFLQVLRLIPYRISLALTKKMLPKDIS encoded by the coding sequence ATGAAAAAGCGCATCTGGATTGTCGGTGGAAGCAGTGGGATTGGACTGGAACTTGTAAAAAAGTGGTTACAAGAGGGTATGTATGTTATTACCAGTGCCAGAAAGGCGAGCAGTACAAAAGAACTTTTAACGCTCAAACAAATTTATGAAGAACAACTACAGATCGTAGACATAGATGTGACCTCTATAGCATCTGTAAAAAAAGCTGTACCTCAAGCATGGAAACGTTTTGAGGGTATCGATATATGGTTCTATAATGCAGCAGTCTACGAAGTGATGTCTACAGAAGAGTGGGATGTTGAACATTTTGAAGCGATGATGCAGATCAATTATATGGGAGCAGTACGTGTGATGAGTGAACTTTTACCATATTTTGAAAGAAAAGGGGAGGGAAGGTGGATATGGAATGCCAGTCTCTCAAGCTACTTTGGCCTTCCTCTTGGAGGTGGGTACAGTGCACCTAAAGCGGCATTACTGAATTTGGCTGAGTCTCTACAGCCTGAGTTGAATGTCAAGGGTATAGAACTTCAGGTGATCAATCATGGTTTTGTGAAAACAAGACTGACACAGAAAAACAGTTTTGATATGCCAGAACTTATGACACCTGAAGAAGCAGCAGAAAATATTATCAGAGCGACAAAAAAACCATATCGTTTTGAGATACATTTTCCGTTTAAACTCTCTACCTTTTTGCAGGTATTACGCTTGATTCCCTACAGGATCTCTTTGGCATTGACTAAAAAGATGCTGCCTAAAGACATTTCGTAA
- a CDS encoding SRPBCC family protein encodes MKHTLIFETPIPCSVKTLFDFHANTKNLPLITPKDTSLEILKLDTPLKEGNKAVLRIKKGWFSFVWKLTFEKVEYPDLIIDTATQSPFKSFRHEHHFIQVDDSHSVLRDEITFSLPFEPLTTAIVWLIKRDMKKMFAYRHQKTQELIASKSP; translated from the coding sequence ATGAAACATACACTAATATTTGAAACTCCAATACCATGCAGTGTCAAAACCCTTTTTGACTTTCATGCAAACACAAAGAATCTTCCTCTGATTACACCCAAAGATACCAGTCTTGAGATACTCAAACTTGATACACCTTTGAAAGAGGGAAATAAAGCCGTGCTACGCATTAAAAAAGGATGGTTTTCTTTTGTCTGGAAACTGACATTTGAAAAAGTAGAATATCCGGATCTTATCATTGATACAGCAACACAGTCACCCTTTAAAAGCTTCAGGCATGAACATCACTTTATACAAGTGGATGATTCACACAGTGTACTACGGGACGAAATTACTTTTTCGCTGCCTTTTGAGCCACTGACTACAGCTATTGTATGGCTGATCAAACGAGATATGAAAAAAATGTTTGCCTACAGACATCAAAAGACTCAAGAGCTTATAGCTTCAAAATCTCCATAG
- the trpB gene encoding tryptophan synthase subunit beta has protein sequence MKPYIPTEFSFDPDERGHFGKFGGRYVPETLMPILIELDEVYKQYRFDKTFWNEVNALYKDYVGRPSPLYKAQNISDEIGAEVYLKREDLNHTGAHKVNNTIAQGLLAKRMGKTKIIAETGAGQHGVATATVAALMGLECEVFMGAKDVERQQLNVFRMKLLGAKVHAVESGSKTLKDAMNDAIRHWVTHARDTFYVIGTAAGPHPYPLMVRDFQAIISYEAKAQLLEQANTLPDYVIACIGGGSNALGMFAHFIEEEKTECIGIEAGGKGLDSGDHGASLALGRPGVLHGQLSYLLQTDDGQVEEAYSVSAGLDYPGIGPEHSFLMEQGKVIYDSVTDDEAMDAFVWLSRTEGIVPAFESAHAIAYLKKMPKEKIKDKTIIISLSGRGDKDMIQAMEILKL, from the coding sequence ATGAAACCGTATATACCAACAGAATTTAGTTTTGACCCGGATGAAAGAGGCCACTTTGGCAAGTTTGGAGGTAGATATGTACCTGAGACACTGATGCCCATACTTATTGAACTTGATGAGGTCTATAAACAATACCGTTTTGACAAAACCTTTTGGAATGAGGTTAATGCACTCTACAAAGACTATGTAGGACGTCCATCCCCTTTATATAAAGCACAGAACATCAGTGATGAAATAGGTGCAGAAGTCTATCTGAAACGTGAAGATCTCAACCATACAGGTGCACACAAGGTGAATAACACCATTGCCCAGGGTCTTTTGGCTAAGCGTATGGGGAAAACGAAGATCATTGCTGAGACGGGTGCAGGACAGCATGGCGTAGCTACTGCAACTGTCGCAGCACTTATGGGTCTTGAGTGTGAGGTTTTTATGGGTGCAAAAGACGTAGAGCGCCAACAGCTCAATGTCTTTCGTATGAAACTGCTTGGAGCCAAAGTACATGCAGTGGAATCCGGCAGTAAAACACTGAAAGATGCGATGAATGACGCTATAAGACACTGGGTCACCCATGCCAGAGACACTTTTTATGTTATAGGTACCGCTGCAGGCCCCCATCCCTATCCTTTGATGGTACGTGATTTTCAGGCCATCATTAGTTATGAAGCCAAAGCACAACTCTTAGAACAGGCGAATACGCTGCCTGATTATGTCATTGCCTGTATCGGTGGCGGATCCAATGCATTAGGTATGTTTGCCCACTTTATAGAAGAAGAAAAAACAGAGTGCATTGGCATAGAGGCAGGAGGAAAAGGATTGGATAGCGGGGATCATGGTGCTTCTCTGGCATTAGGTAGACCCGGTGTTCTTCATGGACAGTTGAGTTATCTGTTGCAAACAGATGACGGACAGGTAGAAGAGGCTTATTCTGTCTCTGCTGGGCTTGACTATCCGGGGATAGGTCCTGAACACTCATTTTTAATGGAGCAGGGCAAAGTGATCTATGACTCTGTTACCGATGACGAAGCGATGGATGCCTTTGTATGGCTTAGCCGCACTGAAGGGATCGTTCCGGCATTTGAAAGTGCCCATGCCATCGCCTATCTTAAAAAAATGCCTAAAGAGAAGATCAAAGATAAAACAATTATCATCAGCCTTTCTGGAAGAGGAGATAAAGATATGATACAGGCTATGGAGATTTTGAAGCTATAA
- a CDS encoding flavin reductase family protein — MRKNEEPMFKTYDTLEQATHAQPRVTALLACQDNLMPASWHMPISKSPFRYAVAVREENYTHALLEKHRSFTLNFLPFDHYETINILGKIHGDSEDKLAKSGLKVEGKDSHENVLLSASDFIYECKVCDTYKNGDHTIFIADVTKIYVNDKQSEKPMLFSGRGKYGTVEETFTLSKRSIK; from the coding sequence ATGAGAAAAAATGAGGAACCAATGTTTAAAACCTATGATACTTTAGAACAAGCAACACACGCACAACCAAGAGTCACGGCTTTGCTCGCCTGCCAAGATAATCTCATGCCGGCTTCATGGCATATGCCTATCTCTAAGTCACCTTTTCGTTATGCAGTGGCGGTACGTGAAGAGAACTACACGCATGCACTACTGGAAAAACATCGAAGCTTTACACTCAATTTTTTACCATTTGATCATTATGAAACTATCAATATTTTGGGAAAAATACATGGTGACAGTGAAGATAAATTGGCTAAAAGTGGATTAAAGGTTGAGGGTAAAGATAGCCATGAAAATGTATTACTCAGTGCTTCAGACTTTATCTATGAATGTAAGGTATGTGATACTTATAAAAATGGTGATCATACCATTTTTATAGCAGATGTCACCAAAATATATGTGAATGATAAGCAAAGTGAGAAGCCTATGCTATTTTCTGGTCGTGGGAAGTATGGGACAGTGGAAGAGACATTTACATTATCAAAAAGGAGTATAAAATGA
- a CDS encoding sirohydrochlorin chelatase, whose amino-acid sequence MTNKALIIVAHGSRKDSSNEEVKALGEKVRSLQIKNYAFVMTAFLEFAAPSLEESMHSCIDKGVSEIVILPYFLASGNHVTRDIPEVVQNIQASYPQVKITLKEHVGSSSGMVKLLSDMAE is encoded by the coding sequence ATGACAAATAAAGCACTCATCATCGTAGCACATGGAAGCCGAAAAGACTCTTCCAATGAAGAGGTCAAGGCACTTGGAGAGAAAGTAAGATCCCTACAGATTAAAAACTATGCATTTGTCATGACGGCATTTTTGGAGTTTGCCGCTCCTTCTTTGGAAGAGAGTATGCACTCCTGTATAGATAAAGGTGTGAGTGAGATAGTCATCTTACCTTACTTCCTGGCTTCGGGTAACCATGTTACCCGAGATATTCCTGAAGTGGTTCAGAATATACAGGCTTCATACCCGCAAGTAAAGATAACACTCAAAGAACATGTAGGCAGTTCCTCTGGTATGGTGAAGCTTCTTAGCGATATGGCAGAGTAG
- a CDS encoding lipocalin family protein produces MKKLLLPLALLFALLLTGCEEKKPEKVAPVENFKLTEYLGTWYEIARLEHRFERGMEAISATYSMREDGGVKVLNKGYKTEEKEWSEAEGKAYFVKDPDKGFLKVSFFGPFYGSYIVMDTDYETYTMISGPDLSYFWILSRKPTLDETTLKRLLAQAKEAGFDTSKLIYPDQSMNTSRNNDK; encoded by the coding sequence ATGAAAAAATTACTATTACCACTCGCACTCTTATTTGCATTATTATTGACAGGGTGTGAAGAGAAAAAACCAGAAAAAGTAGCACCCGTTGAAAATTTCAAACTCACCGAGTACCTTGGAACATGGTATGAGATAGCAAGATTGGAACACAGATTTGAAAGGGGTATGGAAGCGATATCGGCAACCTACAGTATGAGAGAAGATGGTGGGGTTAAAGTACTCAACAAAGGGTATAAAACAGAAGAGAAAGAGTGGAGTGAGGCAGAAGGTAAAGCGTACTTTGTAAAAGATCCTGACAAAGGCTTCTTAAAAGTATCCTTCTTTGGGCCTTTTTATGGCTCCTATATCGTGATGGATACAGATTATGAAACTTACACGATGATTAGTGGGCCTGATCTGAGTTACTTCTGGATACTCTCTAGAAAACCCACACTTGATGAGACAACACTGAAGAGACTTTTAGCGCAAGCAAAAGAAGCCGGCTTTGATACAAGCAAACTGATCTATCCGGACCAAAGTATGAATACAAGTAGGAATAATGACAAATAA